GGCCGTGCCGCCGTCGCGCAGCAGGACGTCGGCCTCCCAGTGCTGGGGGTAGCTGTGCTCGTCGCGGTGCGGCGCGGGGTCTTCCACAGCGCCAGGTTAGACGTTCGAACGCCTGCGGGACCCGGTCGTGCGGGTGGGTCTTGCGAACCGGCCGGGCCGCGGGTCGGCGGCGAGCCGCGTGGCGGTGGGCCGGTCGGCGGGGCAGGGTGGGACCTTGGCCACCAAAGCGTCCCCGGGCGGCGCGACCTCACGGTTTGCGTGCCACAATGGTCTAGACAACATAGCTCCACCAGCACCACCTGAAAGGCACGTCTCATGGCTGAGCGCCGCGTCACCATCGGTTGGCCCGAGGGCCTGCACGCCCGTCCCGCCTCGGTCTTCGTCCGCGCGGCGACCGCCGTCGGCGTGCCCGTCACGATCGCCAAGGAGGGCGGCAACCCGGTCAACGCCGCCTCCATGCTGGCCCTGCTCGGCCTGGGCGCCCAGGGCGGCGACGCGGTGATCCTGGCCTCCGAGGCCGAGGGCGCCGACGAGGCCCTGGACCGCCTGGCGAAGCTGGTCCAGGAGGGCCTGGACGAGCTCCCCGCCGCCTGACGCTTTTTTGGAAGGGCCGCACCGGAATATCTCGGGTGCGGCCCTTCCGCATGCTCTGCCAGAATTCCGCGTCGTGATCGAACTGCCCACCGTCGAGGACCTGACCCACGCCGCCGAGGACGACGCCCTGCTGCTCTGGGCCGCCCAGGGCCTGCGCGGCGGCGCCCGCGCCTTCCGGCACGGCGGCGCCGTCGCGGTCGCCTCACCCGGCCTCTCCGGCCGGGACCGGATCGCCGTCCGGGGTCCGCTGAGCGACGCCGTCCCGCTGGTCCGGGGCGTCCTCGACCGGTGCGGACCGAGCTACCGGCCGCTCGGCGACCGGGCCCTGCTCGCCGAACTCGCCGAGCCGGTCGGCCACCGCTACCTCGGCAGCTTCGGCTGGATGTCCGTCACGGGCAGCCTCTCCCCCGCCACCGGCGCCGCCGCGGCCCGCTGGCTCACCCCCGCCGAGCTGCCCGAGGCCGCCGCCCTGCTGGACCGGCACTTCGCGAGCTCG
This genomic interval from Kitasatospora gansuensis contains the following:
- a CDS encoding HPr family phosphocarrier protein — its product is MAERRVTIGWPEGLHARPASVFVRAATAVGVPVTIAKEGGNPVNAASMLALLGLGAQGGDAVILASEAEGADEALDRLAKLVQEGLDELPAA
- a CDS encoding GNAT family N-acetyltransferase — encoded protein: MIELPTVEDLTHAAEDDALLLWAAQGLRGGARAFRHGGAVAVASPGLSGRDRIAVRGPLSDAVPLVRGVLDRCGPSYRPLGDRALLAELAEPVGHRYLGSFGWMSVTGSLSPATGAAAARWLTPAELPEAAALLDRHFASSYAHPGRPGATAWAGVRDEADRLTAIAADAWSSPEVGLLAGVATDPSHGRGRGHAEAACRLVLDTQLRRSGRAALLVDSWNTAAIRLYRRLGLEWREIAACAA